In Halarcobacter bivalviorum, a genomic segment contains:
- a CDS encoding sulfite exporter TauE/SafE family protein: METDFLIVFTLVILISSFIHGSIGFGLGLISTPVVALFTDIQTTITYIIIPTMIVNLVSILSEGKFFEALRKFWLIILLMVIGSVIGTYILVYYNSEYFKLILAFIIFFYLFQSLVNLRASFIADYPKSSTYGLGLVGGVVSGLTNVVAPLTIMYTLELKYSKKDTIQLSNLCFLFTKVGQVATFVYFGEFSSQAVQISFASMFIVAIGLYFGIKIKKKIDAKFYAKILKVLLFIIAWVLVFQTVEF; this comes from the coding sequence ATGGAAACAGATTTTTTAATCGTTTTTACACTTGTTATTCTTATCTCTTCATTTATACATGGAAGTATAGGTTTTGGTCTTGGTCTTATCTCAACTCCAGTAGTTGCACTTTTTACAGATATTCAAACAACAATCACATACATAATAATCCCTACAATGATAGTAAATCTTGTAAGCATTCTAAGCGAGGGTAAGTTTTTTGAAGCTTTACGGAAGTTTTGGCTTATTATTTTGCTTATGGTTATAGGAAGTGTAATTGGAACATATATCTTGGTTTACTACAACTCTGAGTATTTTAAACTTATACTTGCATTTATAATTTTCTTTTATCTTTTCCAGTCATTAGTAAACTTGCGAGCTAGTTTTATAGCAGATTATCCTAAGTCTTCAACTTATGGATTGGGACTTGTAGGAGGAGTTGTATCAGGGCTTACAAATGTTGTTGCACCTCTTACTATCATGTATACTTTAGAGTTAAAGTATTCAAAAAAAGATACAATTCAACTATCAAATTTATGTTTTCTTTTTACAAAAGTAGGGCAAGTTGCTACTTTTGTTTATTTTGGAGAGTTTAGTTCACAAGCAGTACAAATATCATTTGCAAGTATGTTTATAGTCGCTATTGGACTTTATTTTGGTATTAAAATAAAGAAAAAAATAGATGCAAAATTTTATGCAAAGATATTAAAAGTTTTACTATTTATTATTGCTTGGGTTTTAGTTTTTCAAACAGTTGAGTTTTAA
- a CDS encoding LysR family transcriptional regulator: MDSNLLKVFIAVANTNSISQAAKELEFTQSNVTLRIKQLEKNVGYSLFHRTNRGVILTNEGEKLFPFAIEIIKKVEEAKVQMRNLDYQEVLKIGATQTFTTSSLMPFLEKLNSDFKQMKLEFTVDSSLNLIDKLLDYKLDIAFVNGNPHHKDLEILNIFEEKMVLVEPLTKEPQKTCFVFKKSCANCATLETYIKNTRDESYKTVELENFELILGCIKAGFGIGLLSPKIIEKFGYTNKVKTTEIENYLDTHLICRKDYIPIIHEYLKKMSL; the protein is encoded by the coding sequence ATGGATTCAAATTTATTAAAAGTTTTTATAGCAGTTGCAAATACAAACTCTATTTCTCAAGCTGCAAAAGAGTTAGAGTTTACTCAATCAAATGTAACTCTTAGAATTAAACAGTTAGAAAAAAATGTAGGTTACTCTTTGTTTCATAGAACAAACAGGGGTGTTATTCTTACAAATGAAGGGGAAAAACTTTTCCCTTTTGCTATTGAGATTATAAAAAAAGTTGAAGAAGCTAAGGTTCAAATGAGAAACTTAGACTACCAAGAAGTACTTAAAATAGGTGCAACTCAAACTTTTACTACAAGTAGCTTGATGCCTTTTTTAGAAAAATTAAATAGTGACTTTAAGCAGATGAAATTAGAATTTACAGTTGATAGTAGTCTAAATTTGATAGATAAACTCTTAGACTATAAACTAGATATAGCTTTTGTAAATGGAAATCCTCATCATAAAGATTTAGAGATTTTAAATATCTTTGAAGAGAAGATGGTTTTAGTAGAGCCTTTGACTAAAGAGCCTCAAAAGACTTGTTTTGTATTTAAAAAATCATGTGCAAACTGTGCTACTTTAGAAACTTATATTAAAAATACAAGAGATGAAAGCTACAAAACAGTTGAGCTAGAAAACTTTGAATTAATCTTAGGTTGTATAAAAGCAGGTTTCGGAATAGGTTTATTATCTCCTAAAATTATTGAAAAATTTGGATATACAAATAAAGTTAAAACAACTGAAATAGAAAATTATCTTGATACTCATTTGATTTGTAGAAAAGATTATATTCCTATAATCCATGAATATTTAAAGAAAATGAGTTTATAA
- a CDS encoding TAXI family TRAP transporter solute-binding subunit, translated as MKLTKLLSIAAICAVAINANASERLTLKAAKSSTSYYQMAVQIGENVSKITNKELSLTIEESQGSVQNVKELRKRSGNYVFTTPPVLLKLAKSKEAMFKNDNPADYEKARALFPIPYLTMHMVVKADSGIKSFEDLKGKSLLIGKGSYGAREAKKYIELFGLQDDVKLIGAELSGAVSALKNGQIDGFATSSSYPAPNVIEAGASTKIKLLSMSDEQIALTKRDKIVIPAGTYSGVEEDTSTTTLPVGVYTTTKMSEETAYKLTKAFWESKPALEKQNSWWKAIQFENLEMFNTKLHKGALKYYNEVNATIPERLK; from the coding sequence ATGAAATTAACAAAACTACTATCAATTGCAGCTATATGTGCTGTAGCAATAAATGCAAATGCAAGCGAAAGATTAACTTTAAAAGCAGCAAAATCTTCAACTTCTTATTATCAAATGGCAGTACAAATTGGAGAAAATGTTAGTAAAATTACAAATAAAGAATTAAGTCTTACTATAGAAGAGAGTCAAGGTTCTGTACAAAATGTAAAAGAGCTAAGAAAAAGAAGTGGAAATTATGTTTTTACAACACCACCAGTTTTACTTAAACTAGCTAAATCAAAAGAGGCTATGTTTAAAAATGATAACCCTGCTGATTATGAAAAAGCAAGAGCTCTTTTTCCTATTCCATATTTAACTATGCATATGGTTGTAAAAGCTGATTCAGGAATAAAGAGTTTTGAGGATTTAAAAGGGAAATCTTTACTTATTGGTAAAGGAAGTTATGGGGCAAGAGAAGCTAAAAAATATATTGAACTATTTGGTTTACAAGATGATGTGAAGCTTATTGGAGCTGAATTATCTGGTGCAGTATCTGCACTTAAAAATGGTCAAATAGATGGTTTTGCAACTTCTAGTTCTTATCCTGCACCAAATGTTATTGAAGCAGGAGCAAGTACAAAAATCAAACTTCTTTCTATGAGTGATGAACAAATTGCACTTACAAAAAGAGATAAGATAGTTATTCCTGCTGGAACATATTCAGGTGTTGAAGAAGATACTTCAACTACTACTTTACCTGTTGGTGTTTATACAACTACAAAAATGAGTGAAGAGACAGCATACAAACTTACAAAAGCATTTTGGGAATCAAAACCAGCTTTAGAAAAACAAAACTCTTGGTGGAAAGCTATTCAGTTTGAAAACTTAGAGATGTTTAATACAAAGCTTCATAAAGGTGCCTTAAAATACTACAACGAAGTTAATGCAACTATTCCTGAGAGATTAAAATAA